One genomic segment of Mangifera indica cultivar Alphonso chromosome 6, CATAS_Mindica_2.1, whole genome shotgun sequence includes these proteins:
- the LOC123218532 gene encoding protein kinase PINOID-like — MVTDSSELDTTTTNSSSMSSESCSSFSRLSFELPTSKSSPDNITLKPHRSSDFAYSAIRSATSARKAGLTFRDFALLRRIGTGDIGTVYLCRLNHSEIIDSGDDEQCLYAMKVVNKGALAMKKKVERAEMEKKILKMLDHPFLPSLYAEFEASHFSCIVMEFCSGGDLHSLRHKQPLKRFSLTSARFYAAEVLVALEYLHMLGIIYRDLKPENVLVRSDGHIMLSDFDLSLCSDAIPAVEFPSYCPDPASPQSQTYARQHFSNTLKRFSCFFNRLLRSRKIPTLNPNRLFVAEPVTARSCSFVGTHEYVSPEVASGGSHGNAVDWWAFGIFIYEMIYGRTPFAAPSNETTLRNIVKKPLTFPTHVPSSTFELHARDLISGLLNKHPNHRLGSKRGAADVKTHPFFKGLNFALVRSLTPPDIPGLRRRKTTPFPEEKIKIQATDFDYF, encoded by the exons ATGGTAACAGACTCATCAGAGCTTGatacaacaacaacaaattcaAGCTCGATGAGCAGTGAAAGTTGTAGCAGTTTTAGTCGTCTCTCCTTCGAACTCCCAACTTCTAAATCTTCCCCAGATAACATAACTCTCAAGCCTCACCGTTCTTCTGACTTCGCCTACTCAGCAATCCGTTCAGCGACTTCTGCCCGAAAAGCCGGCCTCACTTTCCGAGATTTCGCTCTGCTCCGCCGCATCGGAACAGGAGATATCGGAACAGTCTATCTCTGCCGACTCAACCACTCTGAGATTATTGACAGTGGAGATGATGAGCAGTGTTTGTATGCGATGAAGGTGGTGAATAAAGGGGCATTGGCTATGAAGAAAAAAGTTGAGAGAGCTGAAATGGAGAAGAAGATCTTGAAAATGTTAGACCATCCATTTTTGCCTAGTCTTTACGCTGAATTTGAAGCCTCTCATTTCTCTTGTATTGTCATGGAGTTTTGTTCCGGTGGCGACTTGCATTCTCTTAGACATAAACAACCTCTCAAAAGATTCTCTTTGACTTCTGCAAG gttTTATGCTGCGGAAGTTTTGGTGGCTCTTGAGTACCTTCACATGCTCGGAATAATCTACAGAGACCTGAAACCTGAAAATGTTTTAGTTAGATCGGACGGTCATATCATGCTCTCAGATTTTGATCTCTCTTTATGCTCAGATGCCATTCCAGCCGTTGAATTTCCATCCTATTGTCCTGATCCGGCTTCTCCACAATCTCAAACCTACGCACGTCAACACTTCAGTAATACCCTTAAGCGCTTCTCCTGTTTTTTTAACCGGCTATTACGGTCTAGAAAGATCCCAACATTAAACCCTAATCGGCTCTTCGTTGCCGAACCGGTCACCGCCCGGTCATGCTCTTTCGTCGGAACCCACGAATATGTTTCACCTGAGGTTGCTTCTGGTGGGTCCCATGGTAACGCTGTTGACTGGTGGGCGTTCGGCATTTTTATCTACGAGATGATTTATGGCCGTACACCATTTGCTGCTCCATCAAATGAAACTACACTGCGCAACATAGTGAAGAAACCATTAACGTTCCCAACCCACGTGCCTTCTTCGACATTTGAGCTGCACGCGCGGGACTTGATTTCCGGATTGTTGAACAAGCACCCTAATCATCGACTGGGATCGAAACGTGGAGCTGCCGACGTCAAAACGCACCCGTTTTTCAAAGGCCTTAACTTTGCTCTTGTACGGTCGCTAACGCCACCTGATATTCCGGGTCTTAGAAGACGGAAAACGACGCCGTTTCCCGAGGAAAAGATTAAAATACAAGCAACGGATTTCGATTACTTTTGA